One part of the Plasmodium berghei ANKA genome assembly, chromosome: 2 genome encodes these proteins:
- a CDS encoding dolichyl-diphosphooligosaccharide--protein glycosyltransferase subunit OST2, putative, with protein sequence MINNFYNKYMNITLKKIKFIDINIIFNLFNIILLSIYAFTFSLFKEKIANATIFTAIGNLTLLIALRVQITNKTLFNLKQEKIIFDFVICSLILYIGLFSYIHLN encoded by the exons atgataaataatttttacaataaatatatgaatattacactcaaaaaaattaaattcatagatataaacattatttttaaccTTTTTAACATAATTCTTTTATCAATTTATGCATTCACATTTTCATtgtttaaagaaaaaatagcaAATGCTACCATTTTTACAGCAATTGGAAATCTTACCCTTTTAATTGCCTTACGCGTGCAG aTCACGAACAAGACCTTGTTTAACCTTAAACaggaaaaaattattttcgaTTTCGTAATATGctctttaattttatatattg GTTTATTTAGTTATATCCATTTAAATTAG
- a CDS encoding mitochondrial import inner membrane translocase subunit TIM50, putative codes for MIKLINLKNNENKFIRNLYIWPRIYHQNLYCSVNKNVKFFDNIKINKNRIIKIGNNENIKTKIYSFKNYNFDKKNNIDKTTNITKHNRISIRCFSTNSGNNTIDKNNKGANINKNEGENNIANNCKQTILEKSENKKCENNEKQRQKTTREIYMDRKHRESIIKMYLFLSLVLMPFGYIYMYCIEKNINIKELIQIIKKKCEHLESQYNEIIQEFIDKYFPINNEPLLPDFKDLNYPENLPTLVIDLNYVIAKLEYDRKTGWKVLKRPYSDLFFKELSSFYEIVIWSDDNFPVAQEVISKWGIPAIGCLHRDQCSKKKKFYIKDLNRLGRNLDRVVIIDHDIHAFMLQPENGILIKEFHGDIEDNEMLCLIDLLKSFAISSYNIGQFLQKYGGGDYNIGKRYLQQKNDAEQKSQRIRSLGKIFHVDNKKPHSGMSFNI; via the coding sequence ATGATCAAacttattaatttaaaaaataatgaaaataagtTTATTCGgaacttatatatatggccTAGGATTTATCACCAAAACTTGTATTGCTcagtaaataaaaatgtaaaattttttgataatattaaaataaataaaaatagaattATAAAGATTGGGaacaatgaaaatataaaaactaaaatatatagctttaaaaattacaattttgataaaaaaaataatatagataaaactacaaatataacaaaacaTAATAGAATAAGTATTAGATGTTTTTCTACAAATTCTGGGAATAATAcaattgataaaaataataaaggcgctaatataaataaaaatgaaggtgaaaataatatagcaAATAATTGTAAGCAAACTATTTTggaaaaaagtgaaaataaaaaatgcgaaaataatgaaaaacaaCGCCAAAAAACAACAAgggaaatatatatggataGAAAGCATAGAGAatcaataataaaaatgtatctttttttaagtttaGTATTAATGCCAtttggatatatatatatgtattgtatagaaaaaaatataaatataaaagaattaatacaaataataaaaaaaaaatgtgaacATTTAGAATCacaatataatgaaataatacaaGAATTTATAGACAAGTATTTTCCTATTAATAATGAGCCATTATTACCTGATTTTAAGGATCTAAACTATCCAGAAAATTTGCCAACTTTAGTAATAGATTTAAATTATGTTATAGCCAAATTAGAATATGATAGAAAAACTGGATGGAAGGTTTTGAAAAGACCATACTCtgatttgttttttaaagaattaTCAAGTTTTTATGAAATAGTTATATGGTCAGACGATAATTTTCCAGTAGCTCAAGAAGTAATATCAAAGTGGGGTATACCCGCTATTGGTTGTTTGCACAGAGATCAAtgttcaaaaaaaaaaaaattttatattaaagatTTAAATAGATTGGGAAGAAATTTGGATAGAGTTGTTATTATAGATCATGATATACATGCTTTTATGTTGCAACCCGAAAATGggatattaataaaagagTTCCATGGTGATATAGAAGATAATGAAATGTTATGTCTTATTGATTTGCTAAAATCTTTTGCTATTagttcatataatattggccaatttttacaaaaatatggGGGAGGAGATTATAATATAGGCAAAAGATATTTGCagcaaaaaaatgatgctGAACAAAAATCTCAAAGAATACGAAGCCTcggaaaaatatttcacgTTGACAATAAGAAGCCGCATTCCGGCATGTCCTTTAATATATGA